Within the Rhizobium favelukesii genome, the region GCGACGTGCCCTTTCTCGTCGTTGTAAATGACATCAAGCACGGCTGCGCTCTCCAGATCGCCGGATTCGCGCATTTTGGCCTGCAGCGACGGCGTGACGTCGAGCCCGCGGGCCTCAAGGATGAGCGGAACGACCGCAAGCCGCGCCGTCAGGTTATTTCTCGTCGAGTGCGCCGCCTGCCACAGGCCGTCGTGCGCGGGCAGGTCACCATAGTCCGCGTCGAGGTCTCTCAGGCGGGCGCGCACCATGCGGAAATGTTTCGCCTCCTCGAAGGCTACCTGCATCCACCCGTCGAAGAAGGAGTTCGGCACCGGCTCGGTGGCGAATCGGGCAACGATATCCAGCGCCAAGTCGACAGCGTTGAGTTCGATATGGGCGATGGCATGCAGCAGCGCGATGCGCCCCTTGACCGTATGCAAGGAACGCTTTTCGACCTGCGTCGGCGGGATCAGCTCTGGCTTGTCCGGACGGCCCGGCCTCTCGGGCAGCGGCGCGTCAAGCGGCGAACGCAGTGACAGCGTGCGACGGAACCAACGTGTAGCAGTTTCCTGGGCAAGCGTGGTCTTCTCATCGAGATCGGTTGCGCGGATGGCGTCGATCGCTCCGCCGCGCAGGGATGTGACGTTGGACCGAGACGTCATCGCGACAGGTTCTGCACAGCGGCAAGGACGATTTCGGCGTGGCCTGGCACTTTCACCTTCTGCCAGATCGTTCCGATCGTCCCATCCTCGCGAATGAGGAAAGTCGTGCGCTCCACACCCATGAAATTGCGTCCGTACATGGTCTTCTGCTTCCACACACCATAGGCTTCCAGCGTCGTCTTCTCTTCATCAGACGCCAAGACGACCGCAAGGTCGTGCTTCTTGATGAACCGGTCATGGCACTTCACGGAATCGGGAGACATCCCGATAACGCCGGCGCCAGCTTTCTCAAATTCGCCGGCAAGCGCCGTGAAGGCGAGCGATTCCGCCGTGCACCCCGTCGTGTCATCCTTGGGATAGAAGAAAAGTATCAGTGGTTTGCCGCGGAAATGACCAAGCGAGACGCGGCCTCCGCCATCACGCGGGAGATCAAAGTCGGGCGCCGCGGTGCCGATGCTGATATCCGCCATGGAGAAACCTTTCTTTTGCCGAGTTTATGGATAACAGGTGATTTGCCAGATATATATTGGACGAACGATCGTCCAGCCAGTCTGGTCCAGACCACAAATTAAAGAGTTAGGCGAGACGCATGTCGGCGATCCGCGGCGAGAAAATTACATTCCGCAAGAAAGATATCGTCGCACTGCATGAGCTTCCCTCGGCGCAGGCCGAAGATCCCATCATCGTCAGCTGCCCGCCAACGCGTTCGCGCATGCGCAGAACTGCTGGTGCCACGGGCGGCTGCATTGCCGTTATTCTGTTCGTGCTCGCCGCGATTGTCTTCACGGTGGAAAGCGGCATATTCGACGCGCCGCTTTCGCGGCAGGCGCAGGCTGCCCTCAACTCCGCTATCGGGCCGCGCTATCGGGCCGAGGTCGGCTCGACGGTCATCCGCTTTACATCGAACCTGCGCCTTGCGCTCGAGGCGCGCGACGTCAACATGATCGACGAGAAGAGCGGCCAGCACCTGTCGACGACGCATGCCATGCGCATGGCACTCGACCCGCTGCAACTCTTCCGCGGTCGAATAGCGATTGCGCAGATCGAGGCCGAAGATATCGCGCTCGATACGGCGTTGCTGCCGTCAGGAAAACCGCTCAAGCTCGATGATGTCAGGATCGACGAAATCCCGGCCGCGCTGGAAGCGGCATTTGCTCAACTTGACATGATCGACAGCTTCGTAGAGCGCGGCGGAACCCGGTCGGTCAAGCTCTCGGGCATCGACATCAAGCTGGCCGATACGGCAAACGGTCCACTCTCGATCGTAATCGACAGTCTGGCCTTCTCGAGGACACGCCAGGGCGCGCTGGCGTTGGATGGCGAGGTCGCGATCAACGGCAAACCGGCAACACTCAGCGTCGTCACGGAAATGGCCAGCGGGCATACTTCGAAGTTGACAGGGCAGTTGGCAGGCGTCGATCTGGGGCCGTTCACGCTCAAGCGAAACGTCGAAGGTCAAATCCGGCAAGGCATCGATGGCACTGGAGACTTGGCGATCTCTGCCGTTCGTACCGGCGATCACGCTTCGCCTGCGCTCGATGCCTCGATCGAGCTGAAGCCGGGGCACTTTTATATGGACGGCGACCAGCAGGAGTTGAGCGGCGGCAGCATCAACCTTGCCTATGATTTCTCCAAGCAAACGCTCGAGATCGCCAAGTCACGCGTTCAGTTCGGCGCGACGTCGGTACCGCTCACCGGTGCCCTTATCGATCTGGACAAGATCGATGCCTCCGCAGGAAAGGGCTTCGGTATCGATCTGCTTGTGAGTGGCGGCACGGCGGCGCCAACTGGATCCGGAGAGCAACCCCTTGCCTTCGATATCCAGGCGACCGGTCGGTACCTGGTTGCCAGCCGCGAACTGCAATTCGAGAATATGCGGGTTTCGAGCCCGGCCGGCGGCCTCTTCGCCTCCTTGCATGTCCGCTTCGGAGACGTCTCACCGGAAATCAGCTTTGCCGGTCAGTCACAGCAGCTGCAGACAACGGCCGTCAAGCAATTATGGCCGTTCTGGATGGCGTCGAAGGGCCGCGAGTGGGTTGAACGCAACCTCTTCGGGGGCACCGTCAGCGACGCTTCAATCTCCGTCTTCATTCCGTTCGGACGCATGGACGAGGCGGTGGGTAAGGGGCTGAAACTCGACGAGAACCAGATCCGCATTGCGTTCGACATCGCTGGTACGCGGATGAACGTGGTCGGCGACATCCCGCCGATCCGCGATACGAATGCGCATTTTGATTTGAGCGGTCCGCGCGCGACGATCTCGATCAAGAGCGGGACGGCGTTCTTCCCGTCGGGACGATCGGTAAACGTCGGCGAGGGTACGTTTCTCCTTCCGTCGACCTACGACAAGCCGCTCATGGCCGAACTCAATCTTCCCATTTCCGGCGCGGCGGACGCGGTCGGCGAATTGCTGACCTACAAGCCGATCCAGGTATTGCAGCGTGCGGGCCTCGTGCCTGAGGATCTCACGGGCAAGGTGTCGGCGAACGTGCAGGCACGCCTCGGGCTGATCTCGTCGCAAAATCCTCCGCCGGCCGAATGGAAGGCGGTGTTGCAGCTTCAGGATCTCGATATCGCCAAGCCGATTTCGGGCCGTAAAATCACGAGCCTCGACGGGGTCCTGAACGCTGATCCGAAGCAGGTAAGCGTCGACGGAAAAGGGCTGATCGACGGCATTCCCGCCGGTATCGAGCTTGTCGAGCCCACGGATAAATCTTCCGGCGTTCAGCCGCAGCAACACATTACCGCTACGCTCAACAACGATCAGCGGGAAAAGCTGCTACCCGGCCTCAACAACATCATCGATGGCAGCATCGACGTTGAACTCAATCGCATCGATCAGGACCGGCAAGGGGTCACGATCGACCTTGGAAGGGCCCGCCTATCGCTGCCATGGATGGGATGGTCCAAGGGAAGCGGTATCGGCGCCACGGCTACGTTCGAAGCATCCGGCCCAGCCGACAACACGCAGTTGAAGAACTTCGTCCTGAAAGGCGACGGATTCGGCGCGAACGGCTCTCTCGTCATCGGCAAGGGCAGCCTGGTGAAGGCGGATCTCGACAGCGTCAAACTATCTTCTCTTGACGATTTTTCCGTTTCGGTGAAGCGCAACAAGGGAGGGCTTGATGTCTCCGTATCTGGCAATAGTGCCGATGCCCGTCCGATCATCTCCAGATTGAAGGCCGGCAGCAATGGCGAAAGCGACGACGACCAGAGCGGTAGCGTATCCATACGGGCCAAGCTCGGTCGCATCGTCGGCTTCAACGATGAGAAGGTGCGGAATGTAGACATGCTTTACGTTTCGGCGGATGGCAGGCTGCAGTCACTGAATTTCACCGGTGTCACCGACAGCGGCGAGGCGTTCGTCGCCCGGACGAAGGGCAATGGCGTCATCAATATCACGAGCGGGGATGCGGGCTCCGTCTCGCGCTTCGCCGATCTCTATCAGCACATGACGGGCGGCTTGCTCAATCTGCAGATCCGCCTCGGCGCGGGCGACAGCTGGGACGGGTCGATCGACATCAGGCGCTTCTCTCTCGTCAATGAGCAGCGCCTGCACTCGATCGTTTCGACGCCGGTCGGTCAGGAGCAACGGAGCCTGAATTCAGCGGTGAAGCGGAACATCGACACCTCTGCACAGCGCTTCCAGCGCGGCTTTGCCCGGATCGTTTCAACGAACGGCGCGATCAGCATTGAGAACGGCGTCGTGCGTGGCGATCAGGTCGGCGCAGTGTTCCAAGGCATGGTGCGCGACCAGCGCGGAAGGATGGACATGACAGGCACTTTCATGCCCGCCTATGGCCTGAACCGGCTCTTCGCCGAATTGCCTCTGATCGGTATCATCCTCGGCAATGGCACGGACCGCGGCCTGATCGGCATCACGTTCAAGCTGACAGGGAAATTGGAGTCCCCCGATATGATCATCAATCCGTTGTCGATCATCGCGCCCGGCGTCTTCCGCAACATCTTCGAATTCCAATAGGCACGAAAAAGCCGGCGCGAGGCCGGCTTTCCTTTTCTGACGTTGGCCGCACTTAAGCGGCGCAGCGGATCAGGATGTGCTTCTTCTTGCCGAGCGACAGCTTGATGACGCCATCGGCGGTGATCTCGCCGCTGCCGATGATCCTGCGTTCGTCACTGACTGCCTGGTCGTTGATGCGCACTGCACCGCCCTGAACGTGGCGGCGCGCCTCGCCATTCGAAGCGGCAAGGCCGGCGCGGACGATCAGCGACAGCAGGCCAATACCGTCGTCCAGTTCGGCAGCCGGGACCTCGACCGAGGGAAGGTTTTCGGCAAGGCCTCCTTCCTCGAAGGTCTTGCGGGCGGTTTCGGCAGCCTGTTCGGCGGCTGTCCGGCCGTGCAGGATCGAGGTCACCTCGGTCGCCAGGATCTTCTTGACTTCGTTGACCTCCGAGCCGGCGAGCGCCGACAGGCGTGCGACCTCGTCCATCGGGAGCGTCGTGTAGAGCTTCAGGAAGCGCGAGACGTCGGCGTCTTCGGTGTTGCGCCAGTACTGCCAGAAGTCATAGGCCGACAGCATGTCGGCATTGAGCCAGACGGCGCCGGTCGCGGACTTGCCCATCTTGGCACCGGAAGCGGTCGTCAGCAGCGGCGAGGTCAGCGCGTAGAGCTGCCGCGTCCCCATGCGGTGACCGAGGTCGATGCCGTTTACGATGTTGCCCCACTGATCCGAACCGCCCATCTGCAGACGGCAGTCGTAGCGCTTGGCCAGTTCGACGAAGTCGTAGGCCTGCAGGATCATGTAGTTGAATTCGAGGAACGACAGCGACTGCTCGCGATCAAGGCGCGTCTTGACGCTGTCAAAGGACAGCATTCGGTTGACGGAGAAATGCCGGCCAACGTCGCGCAGGAACTCGAGGTAATTGATCGAACGCAGCCACTCGGCATTGTTGATCATCAGTGCATCTTTGGGGCCGTCGCCGTAGGTCAGGTAGTTCGAGAAGACGCGCTTGATCGAGGCGATGTTGCTCTCGATCGTGTCAATAGTCATCAACTGGCGTGCCTCGTCCTTGAAGGAGGGGTCGCCGACCATACCGGTGCCGCCGCCCATCAGCGAAATGGCGCGGTGACCGGTTGCTTGCAGCCAGTGCAGCATCATGATCTGGATGAGCGAGCCCGCATGCAGGCTGGGCGCCGTCGGGTCGAAGCCGATATAAGCCGTTACCGTTTCCTTGGCGAAGAGTTCGTCGAGGCCCAATTCATCGGAGATCTGATGAATGAAGCCGCGCTCTTTCAGCGTGCGGAGGAAATCGGATTTGAACTCGGACATGACCTTTTGCTCTCGGGTGCGGATTTTCGGATTGGCTATTGTTGAAGTGACGCGGCGCGTTTAGCACTGTTTTGCCGAACAGTCACCATTTGGCAGGAATCTTCCAGCGAGGGGTCATGGAGAAGGTCAGGACCGCGATCGGCTTGATGAGCGGAACATCGATGGACGGTATCGACGTGGCGCTGCTGCGCACGGATGGCCGGGCGGTCGTCGAACGCGGGCCTTTCCTCAACGTTCCCTATGATCCGGCCTTCCGTGATCGGTTGAAGCTGGCACTGGAGCAGGCGAAAACCATTACCCAACGTGAGCAACGGCTGGGCGATCTGGCCTCTATCGAGCGCGAACTGACGTTACGTCATGTAGTTGCCGTTAGGGAATTTCTGGCTGCAAATGCGCTCGATGCGGCCTCGATCGATGTCATCGGCTTTCACGGGCAGACGGTGCTACATCGGCCGGACGAGGCGTTGACCGTGCAGATCGGCGATGGGGCACTGCTGGCGC harbors:
- a CDS encoding peroxiredoxin encodes the protein MADISIGTAAPDFDLPRDGGGRVSLGHFRGKPLILFFYPKDDTTGCTAESLAFTALAGEFEKAGAGVIGMSPDSVKCHDRFIKKHDLAVVLASDEEKTTLEAYGVWKQKTMYGRNFMGVERTTFLIREDGTIGTIWQKVKVPGHAEIVLAAVQNLSR
- a CDS encoding ferritin-like domain-containing protein encodes the protein MTSRSNVTSLRGGAIDAIRATDLDEKTTLAQETATRWFRRTLSLRSPLDAPLPERPGRPDKPELIPPTQVEKRSLHTVKGRIALLHAIAHIELNAVDLALDIVARFATEPVPNSFFDGWMQVAFEEAKHFRMVRARLRDLDADYGDLPAHDGLWQAAHSTRNNLTARLAVVPLILEARGLDVTPSLQAKMRESGDLESAAVLDVIYNDEKGHVAIGAKWFRFLCSREKRDPARTFHELVRANFRGPLKPPFNDIARAEAGLTPSFYRSLISTSNA
- a CDS encoding DUF3971 domain-containing protein, encoding MSAIRGEKITFRKKDIVALHELPSAQAEDPIIVSCPPTRSRMRRTAGATGGCIAVILFVLAAIVFTVESGIFDAPLSRQAQAALNSAIGPRYRAEVGSTVIRFTSNLRLALEARDVNMIDEKSGQHLSTTHAMRMALDPLQLFRGRIAIAQIEAEDIALDTALLPSGKPLKLDDVRIDEIPAALEAAFAQLDMIDSFVERGGTRSVKLSGIDIKLADTANGPLSIVIDSLAFSRTRQGALALDGEVAINGKPATLSVVTEMASGHTSKLTGQLAGVDLGPFTLKRNVEGQIRQGIDGTGDLAISAVRTGDHASPALDASIELKPGHFYMDGDQQELSGGSINLAYDFSKQTLEIAKSRVQFGATSVPLTGALIDLDKIDASAGKGFGIDLLVSGGTAAPTGSGEQPLAFDIQATGRYLVASRELQFENMRVSSPAGGLFASLHVRFGDVSPEISFAGQSQQLQTTAVKQLWPFWMASKGREWVERNLFGGTVSDASISVFIPFGRMDEAVGKGLKLDENQIRIAFDIAGTRMNVVGDIPPIRDTNAHFDLSGPRATISIKSGTAFFPSGRSVNVGEGTFLLPSTYDKPLMAELNLPISGAADAVGELLTYKPIQVLQRAGLVPEDLTGKVSANVQARLGLISSQNPPPAEWKAVLQLQDLDIAKPISGRKITSLDGVLNADPKQVSVDGKGLIDGIPAGIELVEPTDKSSGVQPQQHITATLNNDQREKLLPGLNNIIDGSIDVELNRIDQDRQGVTIDLGRARLSLPWMGWSKGSGIGATATFEASGPADNTQLKNFVLKGDGFGANGSLVIGKGSLVKADLDSVKLSSLDDFSVSVKRNKGGLDVSVSGNSADARPIISRLKAGSNGESDDDQSGSVSIRAKLGRIVGFNDEKVRNVDMLYVSADGRLQSLNFTGVTDSGEAFVARTKGNGVINITSGDAGSVSRFADLYQHMTGGLLNLQIRLGAGDSWDGSIDIRRFSLVNEQRLHSIVSTPVGQEQRSLNSAVKRNIDTSAQRFQRGFARIVSTNGAISIENGVVRGDQVGAVFQGMVRDQRGRMDMTGTFMPAYGLNRLFAELPLIGIILGNGTDRGLIGITFKLTGKLESPDMIINPLSIIAPGVFRNIFEFQ
- the tyrS gene encoding tyrosine--tRNA ligase, with the translated sequence MSEFKSDFLRTLKERGFIHQISDELGLDELFAKETVTAYIGFDPTAPSLHAGSLIQIMMLHWLQATGHRAISLMGGGTGMVGDPSFKDEARQLMTIDTIESNIASIKRVFSNYLTYGDGPKDALMINNAEWLRSINYLEFLRDVGRHFSVNRMLSFDSVKTRLDREQSLSFLEFNYMILQAYDFVELAKRYDCRLQMGGSDQWGNIVNGIDLGHRMGTRQLYALTSPLLTTASGAKMGKSATGAVWLNADMLSAYDFWQYWRNTEDADVSRFLKLYTTLPMDEVARLSALAGSEVNEVKKILATEVTSILHGRTAAEQAAETARKTFEEGGLAENLPSVEVPAAELDDGIGLLSLIVRAGLAASNGEARRHVQGGAVRINDQAVSDERRIIGSGEITADGVIKLSLGKKKHILIRCAA